The segment AAAGGACCAGATAATCCCTATTATGATTATTATGTTTGGGCTGATGAGCCGAATGAATTACGCTCGACCTTTTCAGGCTCTGCTTGGGAATACGTTCCACATCTGAACAAATACTATCTCCACCAATTCTCTGTTAAGCAACCAGATCTGAACTGGAAAAATCCTGCTCTGAAACAAGAAATCTGGGATATGATCAATTTTTGGATTGAAAAAGGTGTCGGCGGTTTCAGGCTAGATGTAATTGATTTGATTGGAAAAGAACCAGAAAAATTAATTACAGCCGATGGACCGACTCTCCATCCACTTATTCAGGAATTAAATGAGAAAACCTTTGGTGCATACGACTTAGTGACTGTTGGGGAAACCTGGAGTGCCAATCCAGAAAATGCTCAGTTATATTCGCATCCTGACCGAAAAGAATTTTCGATGATTTTCCAATTTGAACATGTCGGACTTGATCAGCAGGAAGGGAAAGAAAAGTGGGATTTGGCACCGCTTGACCCAGCTCGTTTACATCATGTTCTATCCAAATGGCAGACTGAACTGGTTGGTAAAGGCTGGAATTCACTTTTCTGGAATAACCACGATTTACCTCGTGCCATTTCTCGCTTCGGTGATGATCGACCTGCATTTCGTGAGCTAAGTGGTAAAATGTTGGCTATCTATCTTCATTTTATGTCAGGGACACCTTATATCTACCAAGGTGAGGAAATTGGTATGATTAACACACCAATTACTGATATTAGCCAAGCGGACGATATTGAAACACGTCGCATGTATGCGGAACGGATTGAAAATGGCTTCACCAAGGAGGAATTGATTACTTCTATAAATGCCAAAGGTCGTGATAATGCTCGTCGTCCAATACAATGGACAGGAGCAAAAGGAGCCGGCTTCAGTACAGGTCAAGCCTGGCTGGCTTTGGGAGATACTGTCAAAGACATCAACGTTGAAAAAGCACTTGCAGACAAACAATCACTTTTTTATACCTATCAAAAATTAATTGCTCTTCGGAAAGAGTATCCGTGTATGTCTGAAGGAAAATATGAAGTGATTGAGACAGGGAACAACTTAGTAATGGCCTACCGTAAATATGATGAACAGGATGATTTCATCATTCTGGTAAATTTCACAAGTGATGAGCAAGCCTTCGATGTATCAAGTGAAGGGTATTCCATGTTTATGCATAATTACGAAAATGGTGTCAATTTGGATGAGAATGTTCTGAGACCTTTCGAGGCGATAGTTTTTAAAAAATAAGTTACTCAGTTTTTCTTTTCCCATGCTTTTTCATGAATTTTTGGTAAAATAGAAAAAACAAAAAAGAGAGGTTTTATCATCATGGGTAAATTCCAAGTCATTTCACACCCACTCATTCAGCATAAGTTGTCTATCCTTCGTCGTACATCTACTTCAACAAAGGATTTTCGTGAGTTGGTTAATGAAATCGCGATGCTGATGGGTTACGAAGTTTTGCGTGACTTGCCACTTGAAGATGTGGAGATTGAAACGCCAATCACTAAAACAGTTCAGAAACAAATTGCAGGTAAAAAATTAGCTATCGTACCAATTCTTCGTGCAGGTGTTGGTATGGTTGATGGTTTGCTAAGCTTGGTACCAGCAGCTAAAGTTGGTCACATCGGTATGTACCGCGATGAAGAAACCCTTCAACCCGTTGAGTATCTTGTGAAATTACCAGAAGATATCGACCAACGCCATATTTTTGTAGTAGACCCAATGCTTGCCACAGGTGGTTCAGCAATCTTGGCTGTTGATTCCTTGAAAAAACGTGGCGCTTCAAATATCAAATTTGTTGCCCTAGTTTCAGCTCCAGAAGGAGTCAAAGCTCTTCAAGAAGCTCATCCAGATATTGATATCTACACGGCAGCTTTGGATGAAAAACTCAATGAAAAAGGCTACATTGTTCCAGGTCTCGGTGATGCTGGGGATCGTTTGTTCGGTACAAAATAATGTCTTTGAGAAATCAGCTTTGCTGGTTTCTTTTTGATTTCCAGAAATCGTGTTTTTTATTTGACCAATTTTGACTAATTCTATATAATGGGTTCATACTTGTTATTGAAATAAAGGAGGATTCGTATGATTCCAGTAGTTATTGAACAAACTAGCCGTGGTGAACGTTCTTATGATATTTATTCACGCCTATTGAAAGATCGTATTATCATGTTGACAGGACCAGTTGAGGATAATATGGCAAATTCAATCATTGCCCAGTTGCTTTTCCTTGATGCCCAAGACCCAACCAAAGATATTTACCTTTATGTAAATACACCTGGTGGATCTGTATCAGCTGGTCTAGCTATTGTAGATACTATGAATTTTATCA is part of the Streptococcus suis genome and harbors:
- a CDS encoding glycoside hydrolase family 13 protein gives rise to the protein MPEIQKTDWWKKSVIYQIYPRSFQDSNGDGVGDIRGIISRLDYLHELGIDAIWLSPVYQSPMDDNGYDISDYQGIAPEFGTMEDMEELIAEGHKRNIKIIMDLVLNHTSDEHFWFQEALKGPDNPYYDYYVWADEPNELRSTFSGSAWEYVPHLNKYYLHQFSVKQPDLNWKNPALKQEIWDMINFWIEKGVGGFRLDVIDLIGKEPEKLITADGPTLHPLIQELNEKTFGAYDLVTVGETWSANPENAQLYSHPDRKEFSMIFQFEHVGLDQQEGKEKWDLAPLDPARLHHVLSKWQTELVGKGWNSLFWNNHDLPRAISRFGDDRPAFRELSGKMLAIYLHFMSGTPYIYQGEEIGMINTPITDISQADDIETRRMYAERIENGFTKEELITSINAKGRDNARRPIQWTGAKGAGFSTGQAWLALGDTVKDINVEKALADKQSLFYTYQKLIALRKEYPCMSEGKYEVIETGNNLVMAYRKYDEQDDFIILVNFTSDEQAFDVSSEGYSMFMHNYENGVNLDENVLRPFEAIVFKK
- the upp gene encoding uracil phosphoribosyltransferase; the protein is MGKFQVISHPLIQHKLSILRRTSTSTKDFRELVNEIAMLMGYEVLRDLPLEDVEIETPITKTVQKQIAGKKLAIVPILRAGVGMVDGLLSLVPAAKVGHIGMYRDEETLQPVEYLVKLPEDIDQRHIFVVDPMLATGGSAILAVDSLKKRGASNIKFVALVSAPEGVKALQEAHPDIDIYTAALDEKLNEKGYIVPGLGDAGDRLFGTK